AATAGGTATGCAGGCAATATGTCCTGTAACGAGCAATGTATTTAATGTAAGCAAAGAAACGAAGGCGGTGGATTATAAAGGAAAAACATATTTTCTATGTTGCCCAGATTGTTCAGCTGATTTTCAAAAGAAGCTTGGGATAGTTATGAGTAATGACAGCAAAAAAATGAGTGGTATGAAGGGAATGGATGCAGCTAAAGATACGCAACCCGCTCCATCAAATGAAAAAGTAATAATGTATTGGACATGCCCAATGCACCCACAAATAAAAGAGAAGAATTCTGGTCAGTGCCCAATCTGTGGCATGGACCTTGTTCCAGTTTATAAAAAAGAAGGTAACAGAATTGGTGTTGATATAGAGAAAGGAAAACTTCTTGGTCTAAAGAGCGAGGCTGCACGCGTAATGGAAGTAAGCAAAAAGTTACGCTTACCTGCGTCAGTGGCTTTTGATAATGATCTTTTTATTGCGCAGCAGGAATATATTTTGAGCTACAAAAATTTTAATGCTCAATCAAAAGGTCAAAGCGACATATTAGATGCTGCAAAATTTCATCTTACACTTCTTGGATATACAGATAACGATATAAAAGAACTTGAAAAACAAACTCAGCCCGATAAAACACTTCTTTACCCGGGCGATAAGGTGTGGATGTTTGCAGACATTTATTCGGGCGATTTACAAATCATTAAACCTGGTAAAAATGTTATTGCTGTAACAGATACATACCCATCTGTAAAATTTTACGGCAAAGTAATATTTGTTGAACCTGCCATAAACTCCGAAACGCACTCTGCGAAGGCAAGAATAGTTGTTGATGATAAAAAAAATCTTCTTAAACTTGGAATGTATGCAAACATTGATGTAGAAATATCAGGTGGTCAGTTGCTTGCTGTTCCAAAAACAGCGCTAATAAATACTGGCATGAGAAATATTGTGTACATAGATTATGGTAATGGTGAATATGAACCAATTGATGTAAAAACTGGGTTTGTTGGTGACGAATATATAGAAATAAAAAGTGGGCTTAAAGCCGGTAACCTTGTTGTTACAAATGGCAATTTTATGTTAGATTCCGAAAGCCAACTGCGTAGTTCTTCCGGACAAGATAGCGGAATGCAGGGAATGGATATGGGGAACAAAAAGTAGTGAAAAATATTATATATTACAGATTTACAATTCGCTTGTGTTTGCCGATGTATTTCAAAACAGGTAAAAAAATCAACAACTCAAAAATGTAGAAGGTGATATTTAGTGAAAATTAAAAAATCCGAAACAGTAGAACTCGAAAAATCAGTAAAACCTGTCGAAATACTTCCGCGAGGCACAGAGTATGAAAAATTTCTGCAGGAAATAAAGTCACGGGTCATTACATCTCGTACCCATGCTGCCCGTTTAATAAACAAAGACCTTATTTCAATGTACTGGTTTGTAGGAAAACAAATTCATGACAAGCAGAAGCTTTATGGTTGGGGCAACAGCGTTGTTGAAATGCTTTCGCGTGATTTACAGAGAGAATTTCCAGGGATGAATGGTTTTTCTGAACGGAATGTCTGGAATATGCGCAGATTTTATATAGAGTACAAGCACACCTCAATTCTGCAACAGCTTGTTGCAGAAATTCCCTGGGGACAAAATTTATTAATTTTGGAGAAAATATCTGATGTCAAAGAAAGAAAGTATTATATAAAATCATGCAGAGAATTTGGCTGGTCAAGAAATGTGCTTCTTAACCAGATAAAAGCCGGCGCATATCAATTAAGCTTAAGAGAGAAAAGCCATAACTATGTAAAAGTATTGCCTGCTCATCTTGCCGAACAAGCAGAAGAATCTCTGAAAAGTGTTTACAACCTTGATTTTCTGGGCATTACAAAACCCATTCTTGAAAGGGAACTGGAAAGAAGGCTTGTTGAAAAGATAAAGCAATTCATTCTTGAGCTCGGCACAGGTTTTTCGTTTATGGGTAATCAGTACGGCCTTAAACTTGACGGTGAGGAATATTTTATTGATTTGCTGTTTTTCAATCGCAAGCTCAAGTGTCTGGTTGCAGTTGAACTGAAAACTGGAAAATTCCAGCCTGAATATGCCGGAAAAATGGATTTTTATTTGCATCTGCTTAATGAACAGACACGACTCAATGGCGAAAACCCATCAATAGGCATCATCCTGTGCGCTCAAAAAAAGAATATAACGGTAGAATATTCGCTCAGAAGCGCAAAAAATCCTGTAGGAGTAGCCGAGTATCAATTGACTAATAAACTACCAGCTGAACTCAGAAAAGTATTGCCTTCTGAGAAAGAATTACAGGACAACATGATAGAAGAAATAAAATAAATGGATAGGATAGCGGAATTAGCGTACAGGAAAGTCAAAAAAGTTGTCCTCCCCGAGGTTTAACGACCTCCCTTTGAATCTTATTCGAAGTGCCCTTTAGGGCATCGGGGATCCAATTGTGCGCCTGAAATCGACAATAGATACAAATTGTCATTTTAGTTCCTTCCCATAAGTGCTTAAGGCAAAATAAGGAGGATTTTGATGCGTAGAATGATTGTGATTCTTTTCGGAGTAATGCTTCTTACGGGATGTGCCACATTATATTCGCCACCGCAATGGAATCCAATCCAAGATACAACCGAGGCAGAATATGAGCCCTATCTGATTAATGGCACAGGAACAATTACTGGCCAAGCATTTCTTGTTCAGAATGGTGGTGGTGTGGTTAAAGCCGCTGGGCGCACAGTCACGTTAGACCCGGCCACTACGGTAGGCAATGAATGGTGGGGCAAGGCAGGAAAAGTATATGTTCAGAGATTACAAACTCCACCTTCCCCGAATTTCCTTAAAGCGCGGAGATCAACTGTCGCTGACGCTGACGGCAGATTTAAATTTACAGATCTCCCGACAGGGAAATATTATATTTGTACTAAAATTACTTGGACGGTTGGAAACTATTATCCTACAGAAGGTGGGGTGATAGGAAAATTAATCGAAGTGAAAAGCAAACAATTGACCGAAGTAATTTTAAATCAGTTTCCGGAGTAAAATAAGCAGAAATACCATACTTTATATATTGGTATATAACCATCGACGGACATTGCATCATATTCTATATTTTGTCTAAACGAAGCATTTACTCGGGCATTGCAAACAATATGGATTCCCTCGCCACGGCGCGGGAATGACACAGGCAACTTATGATTGAAAAAATTATTGATTGGTCGGCAAAAAATAAAGTATTTGTATTTCTCGGCGTAATAGCAATGATCGCCTGGTCAGTATGGGCTATCAAAAACATTCCGTTAGACGCAATACCTGACCTTACCGACACGCAAGTCATCGTTTATACAAAGTGGGACCGCCCTCCTCAGGTTATAGAAGACCAGGTTACTTATCCGGTAATTTCAGCACTTCTCGGTGCCCCTAAAGTAAAAGATGTTCGCGCTTTCTCAGATTACGGCTTCTCATACATTTATGTAATATTTGAAGATGGCACAGATGTTTACTGGGCTCGTTCGCGTGTTATGGAATACCTTTCAAAGGTTAATCAGCAGTTGCCACAAGACGCAAAAGTTGAGCTTGGGCCAGATGCCACGGGAGTTGGCTGGATATACGAATATGCCCTTAAAGATGAGTCCGGAACACATTCACTTGATGAGTTGCGAACATTTCAGGACTGGCATTTAAAATACGAACTTCAGTCGGTAAAAGGTGTTGCCGAAGTTGCCTCTATCGGCGGTTATGTGAAACAGTACCAAATTGTTGTAGACCCGCTCGCACTCCAGCAGTACAACATACCGCTTTCCGCTGTGGTCAATGCAGTTAGGAGTTCAAACCAGGAAACGGGCGCCAGAGTAATTGAGTTTTCCGGCACGGAATATATGCTCACGGTTAAGGGTTATATAACTAAAAAGGAAGATATAGAGCAGGCCGTGCTTAAAATAAGCAATGGCGTGCCAATAAAAATTAGTAATGTTGCCAAAGTTGAGTTAGGCCCCGACATAAGAAGAGGCGTATCCGAAATGAACGGCGATGGCGAGGTTGTCGGCGGCATTGTTGTAATGCGATACAGCGAGAACGCGTTAAACACAATAAATAGCGTTAAGGAAAAACTCTCACATATACAATTGCCCAGCGGTGTAAAAGTTGTTTCCGTACGACCGTTCCGAATTAATAAACAGGGCAGTTAATACGCTCAGAAAAAAACTCATTGAAGAAATGCTTGTAGTATCGTTAATCATCCTAATATTCCTGCTGCATTTCCCGTCGGCTGTAATTCCAATTGTAACGCTTCCAATAGCGGTTCTTTTTGCATTCATACCGATGTATTATATGAAACTAACATCAAATGTAATGTCGCTTGGCGGTATAGCCATAGCAATTGGTGCTATGGTAGACGCTTCAATAGTTGTTGTGGAAAACGCCCACAAAGCACTTGCAAAATGGCAGGACGAAGGAAAAAATGGCGATTACCACACAGTACTTCTTAACGCAATAAAACAAGTAGCCAGGCCTTCATTCTTCGCACTTATAGTTATTGCGGTCGCGTTTATTCCAATTTTTTCGCTTACCGGTATAGAAGGCCGCTTGTTCAAACCGTTGGCGTTCACAAAAAATTTCGCAATGCTTTTCGCGGCAATGCTTGCCATAACTTTAGACCCGGCTATCAGAATGTTGTTCACACGCCTTGAGAATTACAATTTTAAACCTAAATGGTTATCGTCGGTGGTAAACACTCTGCTTGTAGGTAAAATTCATTCCGAGAAAAAACACCCAATTTCAAGTTTCCTCTTCAAAATATACGGCCCAGTTGTAGATGCCGTATTAAAGCATCCGTACAAAATCATTATTGGCGCCTTGCTCGCTTTTTTACTTACTATACCGGCATTTTTTATGCTCGGCAAAGAGTTCATACCGCCGCTTAATGAGGGCTCAATACTTTATATGCCAACCACATTACCGGGTATATCCATAGCACAGGCGCAGGAACTGCTTAGCACTCAGGACAAATTGTTAAAGTCATTCCCGGAAGTATTAACCGTATTTGGGAAAGCCGGCAGGGCCGAAACATCTACCGACCCAGCTCCACTTTCTATGATGGAAACAACCGTAGTGCTTAAACCCCAAAACGAATGGCGTCACAAAGATAGATGGTACAGCTTTTTGCCGAATTTTTCGGAAGGTCCATTTCGTATCATCTGGCCTGACAAAATAAGTTGGGATGAACTAATCTCAGAAATGGACGCTAAACTAAAGTTACCCGGTGTGGTTAACGCATGGACAATGCCAATAAAAGGCAGAATAGATATGCTTACCACGGGCTTTAGAACGCCGGTAGGCATAAAAATTTATGGTGATGACCTTGCTACAATTGAAAAAATAGGGAAAGATATAGAGTCGCATCTGTCTATGGTGAAAGGAACTAGGAGTGCTTTTGCCGAACGCACTGCCGGTGGTTACTTTATCAACTTCAATTTAAACAGGGAAGCAATCGCGAGATATGGATTATCCGTTGAAGATGTAAGCACCAGTATAATGACAGCGATAGGCGGCGAGAATGTAACGCAGACGGTAGAAGGCAGAGAAAGGTTTCCTGTAAATGTCCGTTACCCAAGGGAACTAAGAAACGATATAGAAAAAATAAAAAGAATGTATATTGCCACACCGTCGGGGGAGCAGATACCGCTTTATCAAGTTGCGGAAATTAAAACCGAAACAGGCCCTGGCATGATAAGAGACGAAAACGGCCGTCTAACCGGATATGTTTATGTTGATGTTACAGGCAGGGATTTGGGGAGTTATGTAAATGATGCAAAGGCAATGATATATAAAGAAATAACACTGCCACCGGGTTATTCCATACAATTCAGTGGTCAGTTTGAGTTTATGGAAAGGGTAAAAGCCCGCATGAAAGTGGTGCTCCCATTAACGCTGTTTATAATATTTATACTTATTTACATCAGCACAAAATCGTATGTTAAAACTTCCATAATATTTCTTGCAGTCCCATTCTCACTAATAGGCGCGGTGTGGATACTTGTGTTGCTTGGTTACAACCTTTCAATAGGCGTGTGGTCGGGTATTATTGCACTTCTTGGTGTTGATGCTGAAACAGGTATATTTATGCTGCTTTATCTTGACCTCGCGCATGACGATGCTAAAAAGAGGGGATTATTAAAAACTATCAACGACCTCAAAGTTGCAATTCACAATGGCGCAGTAAGAAGGATAAGGCCAAAAATGATGACCGCGGCGGTATTATTTATAGGTCTTTTGCCGATAATGTGGGCGCAATCTTATGAAATTGGAGCCGATGTAATGAAAAGAATTGCAGCCCCTATGGTTGGCGGTATATTTACATCCTTTTTACTGGAACTATTGGTTTACCCTGCCGTGTATTTCATCTGGAAGAAAAAAGAAATAGAGAAAATAGATAAATAAAAAATATCGTACAGTGTTTGATAATTTTAACTTAGTTATTCCACCAAGAAATCTGGGTGGAAGTTTATTTGTAAAAAAGCGTTCAGGTATAAATGCCGAAACGTTTTTTTATATTTTATGTACTGTGTCATTGCGGGAGCAGTAGCAACGAAGCAATCTTGAGTCATTGCGAGCGAAGCGCGGCAATCTAATAGTTAAAGCGAGGTTGCTTCACCCCTGATGGGTTTCCGCCTTTGGCGAGATCTAGCCCCTTGGGCTGACGCAATGACAGTAAAAACCAAGATCCCTCACTGCGTTTCCCGCCCTCACCTCAGTCCTCTCCCATTCAAGGGAGAGGAGAAAACGCATATTCAATATTGAACCGAAGTTACATCTTATCCGGGGTGGAAACTCCCAAAAGCCACATAGTATTTCTAACAATAGTCATAACCGCTTCAACAAGTGCCAACCGTGCTTTTGAAACTTTCTCGTCTTCACAAAGAACTTTGCAGTTTTCGTAAAAGCGGTGAAAATTATCGGCAGTTTCCATAAGGTAAGTTGTTAAAAAATGGGGCGATAAGTTTTTAATACAGTTATCAACCACATCAGGAAGCAACGCAAGTTGTTTAATAAGTGCTAACTCGTCTTTTTGGGTAAGTACAGATAGGTCAATGTCTGAATTTGTATCATTATTGGGCAAATTGTTCTTCTTTGCTTGAGCTAAAATAGACGCGCACCGTGCATAAACATACTGAATATAAAATACAGGGTTCTCGCTGGATTGTTTCTTTGCAAGTTCCAAGTCAAAGTCCAATTGTGAGCCAGGTGCCCTAAGCAAGAAAAAGAAACGGCATGCGTCTTTACCAACCTCGTCAATAACTTCTTGAAGCGCAATAAACTCACCTGAACGGGTAGACATCACAACCGGCTTGCCATTACGCATAAGTGAAACAAGTTGGTAAAGAATAATTGTAAGTGCCTCGGGGTTTGAGCCCAACGCCTCAATAGACGCCTTTAATCGGGCAACATAGCCGTGGTGGTCTGCACCCCAAAGGTTAATAAGTTTTGTATATCCGCGTTCAAGCTTATTTTTATGGTAAGCAATGTCCGATGCAATGTATGTGTAGCGGCCGTCGTCGCGTTTTAAAACGCGATCTTTGTCGTCGCCAAATTTTTCCGATGCAAACCAAAGCGCACCATCTTTTTCGTATGCCATCTCTTTTCTTTGCAAATACTCACATGCCTTATCAACCTCAGTTTTGCCTTCGCTATCAGTAATTGAGGCAAGTGTCTTTTCAGAAAACCAAGTATCAAACTCCACATCAAAAGCCGAAAGGTCGCTTTTAATCATCTGCATTATTTCTTTTATGGCAACTTGCGTAAAATTTATGTTTTGCGTGTTTTCATCAAAAAGTTTTTTTGCAATATCGTTAATGTATTGGCCGTGGTAGCCATCTTCGGGGAACTCTGTTTTCTCGCCCTTTAGCTCAAGGTAGCGTGCCTGCACCGATTTACCCAAGTTTTCCATCTGGTTACCAGCATCGTTAATATAATACTCTTTTGTTACATTATACCCAGCGTGTGAAAATATTCTTGCTAATGAATCGCCAATAGCAGCGCCACGCCCATGCCCAATGTGTAATGGCCCGGTTGGGTTTGCAGAAACGAACTCAATAAGCACACTTTCGTTATGGCCAGAACTGCTTTTGCCAAACATGCCTTTCTCGTCTAAAATATCTTTTAGGCAGGAGTGTGTAAACTCATCTGAAAGGTAAACATTAATAAACCCGGCACCAGCAACTTCAACTTTAGAGGCGATGCCTTTTAACGCTTCTTGAATTTGCGGGCACAGCTCTTGTGCTAATTGGTGGGGGTTAGTTTTAAGTTTTTTGGCAAGTAACATAGCCGCATTAATGGCAAAATCGCTTGGTATGTTTTTAGGGGTTTGCTCAACGGCAAAATCAAAAGTATTATCAATAGAGTTTTTTTCAATAAACTCTTTTAATGCATCTGCTACCTTAATTTTAATAAGTTTTTTAAACATAGTGAGTGAATTTTACCATAAACCCCCATTTCCGTCAAATAAGGGTAGTAAAGAAAGTTACACTTTACTTATTGCAGGTAAAGCTATAAAATACGAATA
The sequence above is a segment of the Endomicrobiales bacterium genome. Coding sequences within it:
- a CDS encoding efflux RND transporter periplasmic adaptor subunit; the encoded protein is MKKFVLTVSLLLSVVIIFTSCAKTGEYKLRPAKTSEIGMQAICPVTSNVFNVSKETKAVDYKGKTYFLCCPDCSADFQKKLGIVMSNDSKKMSGMKGMDAAKDTQPAPSNEKVIMYWTCPMHPQIKEKNSGQCPICGMDLVPVYKKEGNRIGVDIEKGKLLGLKSEAARVMEVSKKLRLPASVAFDNDLFIAQQEYILSYKNFNAQSKGQSDILDAAKFHLTLLGYTDNDIKELEKQTQPDKTLLYPGDKVWMFADIYSGDLQIIKPGKNVIAVTDTYPSVKFYGKVIFVEPAINSETHSAKARIVVDDKKNLLKLGMYANIDVEISGGQLLAVPKTALINTGMRNIVYIDYGNGEYEPIDVKTGFVGDEYIEIKSGLKAGNLVVTNGNFMLDSESQLRSSSGQDSGMQGMDMGNKK
- a CDS encoding PDDEXK nuclease domain-containing protein; translated protein: MKIKKSETVELEKSVKPVEILPRGTEYEKFLQEIKSRVITSRTHAARLINKDLISMYWFVGKQIHDKQKLYGWGNSVVEMLSRDLQREFPGMNGFSERNVWNMRRFYIEYKHTSILQQLVAEIPWGQNLLILEKISDVKERKYYIKSCREFGWSRNVLLNQIKAGAYQLSLREKSHNYVKVLPAHLAEQAEESLKSVYNLDFLGITKPILERELERRLVEKIKQFILELGTGFSFMGNQYGLKLDGEEYFIDLLFFNRKLKCLVAVELKTGKFQPEYAGKMDFYLHLLNEQTRLNGENPSIGIILCAQKKNITVEYSLRSAKNPVGVAEYQLTNKLPAELRKVLPSEKELQDNMIEEIK
- a CDS encoding efflux RND transporter permease subunit translates to MIEKIIDWSAKNKVFVFLGVIAMIAWSVWAIKNIPLDAIPDLTDTQVIVYTKWDRPPQVIEDQVTYPVISALLGAPKVKDVRAFSDYGFSYIYVIFEDGTDVYWARSRVMEYLSKVNQQLPQDAKVELGPDATGVGWIYEYALKDESGTHSLDELRTFQDWHLKYELQSVKGVAEVASIGGYVKQYQIVVDPLALQQYNIPLSAVVNAVRSSNQETGARVIEFSGTEYMLTVKGYITKKEDIEQAVLKISNGVPIKISNVAKVELGPDIRRGVSEMNGDGEVVGGIVVMRYSENALNTINSVKEKLSHIQLPSGVKVVSVRPFRINKQGS
- a CDS encoding efflux RND transporter permease subunit, with amino-acid sequence MFPYDRSELINRAVNTLRKKLIEEMLVVSLIILIFLLHFPSAVIPIVTLPIAVLFAFIPMYYMKLTSNVMSLGGIAIAIGAMVDASIVVVENAHKALAKWQDEGKNGDYHTVLLNAIKQVARPSFFALIVIAVAFIPIFSLTGIEGRLFKPLAFTKNFAMLFAAMLAITLDPAIRMLFTRLENYNFKPKWLSSVVNTLLVGKIHSEKKHPISSFLFKIYGPVVDAVLKHPYKIIIGALLAFLLTIPAFFMLGKEFIPPLNEGSILYMPTTLPGISIAQAQELLSTQDKLLKSFPEVLTVFGKAGRAETSTDPAPLSMMETTVVLKPQNEWRHKDRWYSFLPNFSEGPFRIIWPDKISWDELISEMDAKLKLPGVVNAWTMPIKGRIDMLTTGFRTPVGIKIYGDDLATIEKIGKDIESHLSMVKGTRSAFAERTAGGYFINFNLNREAIARYGLSVEDVSTSIMTAIGGENVTQTVEGRERFPVNVRYPRELRNDIEKIKRMYIATPSGEQIPLYQVAEIKTETGPGMIRDENGRLTGYVYVDVTGRDLGSYVNDAKAMIYKEITLPPGYSIQFSGQFEFMERVKARMKVVLPLTLFIIFILIYISTKSYVKTSIIFLAVPFSLIGAVWILVLLGYNLSIGVWSGIIALLGVDAETGIFMLLYLDLAHDDAKKRGLLKTINDLKVAIHNGAVRRIRPKMMTAAVLFIGLLPIMWAQSYEIGADVMKRIAAPMVGGIFTSFLLELLVYPAVYFIWKKKEIEKIDK
- the argS gene encoding arginine--tRNA ligase, which produces MFKKLIKIKVADALKEFIEKNSIDNTFDFAVEQTPKNIPSDFAINAAMLLAKKLKTNPHQLAQELCPQIQEALKGIASKVEVAGAGFINVYLSDEFTHSCLKDILDEKGMFGKSSSGHNESVLIEFVSANPTGPLHIGHGRGAAIGDSLARIFSHAGYNVTKEYYINDAGNQMENLGKSVQARYLELKGEKTEFPEDGYHGQYINDIAKKLFDENTQNINFTQVAIKEIMQMIKSDLSAFDVEFDTWFSEKTLASITDSEGKTEVDKACEYLQRKEMAYEKDGALWFASEKFGDDKDRVLKRDDGRYTYIASDIAYHKNKLERGYTKLINLWGADHHGYVARLKASIEALGSNPEALTIILYQLVSLMRNGKPVVMSTRSGEFIALQEVIDEVGKDACRFFFLLRAPGSQLDFDLELAKKQSSENPVFYIQYVYARCASILAQAKKNNLPNNDTNSDIDLSVLTQKDELALIKQLALLPDVVDNCIKNLSPHFLTTYLMETADNFHRFYENCKVLCEDEKVSKARLALVEAVMTIVRNTMWLLGVSTPDKM